From Cucumis melo cultivar AY chromosome 1, USDA_Cmelo_AY_1.0, whole genome shotgun sequence, a single genomic window includes:
- the LOC127148590 gene encoding exopolygalacturonase-like — translation MTRNLSLVIQILLLVFASQCSAKVAATLDDVTGTENLLKVTVPTVNEQFLRPAGAPRRLDIGTLPDIGSTVNDIRENIVLNENGGSVFDVTKHGAKADGETDDAQALMTTWIAACRNTVGPAKFLIPQGTYLVGPVTFAGPCKSFPITLENQGTVKATTDISEYSSPGWFSIEDITGFILTGSGVFDGQGVTVWPYNDCKKNRFCQLLPISIKFSRLNHTIVDGLTSVNSMGFHTSVFYCYNFTATNMKIIAPHNSPNTDGMHLSTSKLVTITNSVIGTGDDCVSIGHSTENIVVTNVTCGPGHGLSVGSLGKYSKEKSVYNVLVKNCTIFNATNGARIKTWASRISGLASGIIFEDIVMYNVKNPIIIDQTYGTKKKKVSNWKISDVHFKNIRGTSTTNVAVLLECSELLPCEGVELRDINLTYGGTNLRNTTIVSSCSNAKIATFGVQNPPPCVV, via the exons ATGACAAGAAATCTTAGCCTCGTCATTCAAATCCTTCTCTTAGTATTTGCTTCGCAATGCTCTGCAAAGGTTGCTGCCACCTTGGACGACGTCACCGGCACTGAAAATCTTCTTAAGGTGACCGTACCAACAGTAAATGAGCAGTTTCTTCGTCCTGCAGGAGCACCCCGGCGTCTTGACATCGGTACTCTACCCGACATTGGCAGCACGGTGAATGACATTAGGGAAAATATTGTTCTAAATGAGAATGGTGGGTCAGTTTTTGATGTTACAAAACATGGAGCTAAAGCTGATGGGGAGACCGATGATGCACAG GCACTCATGACAACATGGATTGCAGCTTGCCGGAATACAGTCGGTCCGGCGAAGTTCTTGATCCCACAAGGCACATATCTGGTGGGTCCGGTGACTTTTGCCGGTCCGTGCAAAAGCTTTCCGATCACCCTCGAAAATCAAGGAACTGTGAAGGCCACAACCGATATTAGTGAATATTCATCTCCTGGATGGTTCTCCATTGAAGATATTACTGGCTTCATCCTCACCGGCTCCGGCGTCTTTGACGGTCAAGGCGTCACCGTTTGGCCCTATAATGACTGCAAGAAAAACAGATTTTGCCAACTTCTTCCAATC tCGATTAAATTCTCGAGATTAAATCACACGATCGTTGATGGGCTCACTTCAGTAAACAGCATGGGATTCCACACTTCCGTATTCTACTGTTACAATTTCACTGCTACTAACATGAAAATTATAGCTCCACATAATAGTCCGAACACCGATGGAATGCACCTTAGCACCTCAAAATTGGTCACCATTACCAACAGTGTCATTGGCACCGGTGATGATTGTGTCTCCATCGGCCACAGTACTGAGAATATCGTTGTCACCAATGTCACTTGCGGCCCAGGACATGGCCTCAG CGTGGGCAGCTTGGGCAAGTACTCAAAAGAGAAAAGTGTCTACAACGTTTTAGTAAAGAATTGTACCATTTTCAATGCCACCAATGGTGCAAGAATCAAGACATGGGCTAGCCGTATCTCGGGGTTAGCCTCAGGAATAATCTTCGAGGACATTGTAATGTACAATGTAAAAAATCCTATAATCATCGACCAAACCTATGGCACTAAAAAGAAGAAG GTTTCAAATTGGAAGATCAGCGATGTTCATTTCAAGAACATTCGTGGGACATCAACAACGAACGTGGCAGTATTGTTGGAGTGTAGTGAGTTGCTTCCATGCGAGGGGGTGGAACTAAGGGACATTAACTTGACTTATGGAGGCACCAACTTGAGGAATACGACCATTGTTTCTTCATGTTCGAATGCAAAGATTGCAACTTTTGGGGTTCAAAATCCACCACCTTGTGTTGTATAA
- the LOC103492891 gene encoding uncharacterized protein LOC103492891, whose translation MLKLPKDIDGARANHKLYRSIIGSLVSLPASRLDIAYAVGICARYQAGPRTSHLEAVKRILKYVHGKSDFGILYSYDTTSILVGYCDADWAGSSDDKKSTSGDDLDDVPLACLLKKTIFPEVTGEMPAAPSMSVHSQESSSIEEVFVPTPCIPLASNVQPGLLVHFPSSASLPFESNVAYASVPDNVPGDVSAAPEGSTDVRSDENEVDPPNPDMCFEDVPTHADDNPAVPSGSPEIPVAPKPENVQHWKFVVQQRIADELIKEFIVNLPDEFNDPSSPNYQTVHIRGFKFVISPAVINGFLGNVVDIDCSSSSPSTDVLASVLSGGTLSAWHVNGIPAVSLSIKYAILHKIGIANWFPSSHSSSVSAALGTFLYQICNDNKVDTDAFMYNQLLRHVGSFGIKIPIALPRFFSSLLLHLNGAMTIASDSPGPDPETLSLSYRRL comes from the exons ATGTTAAAATTACCAAAAGATATTGATGGTGCAAGAGCAAATCACAAACTTTACAGAAGTATAATTGGTAGTTTGGTCTCTTTACCTGCCAGTCGACTTGACATAGCTTATGCTGTTGGGATATGTGCTCGTTATCAGGCTGGCCCTCGAACATCACATTTAGAAGCTGTTAAACGAATCCTCAAATATGTTCATGGGAAAAGTGATTTTGGAATTCTGTATTCCTATGACACGACATCTATTTtggttggatattgtgatgctgaTTGGGCAGGTTCCTCTGATGATAAGAAAAGCACATCTGGAG ATGATCTGGATGATGTACCTTTGGCTTGTTtgttgaagaagaccattttccCTGAGGTTACTGGTGAAATGCCTGCGGCTCCTTCCATGTCTGTTCATTCTCAGGAAAGCTCGTCGATTGAAGAAGTGTTTGTTCCTACTCCTTGTATTCCTCTAGCTTCTAATGTTCAACCTGGACTGTTAGTTCATTTCCCTTCTTCTGCGTCACTTCCCTTTGAATCGAATGTTGCCTATGCATCTGTTCCTGATAATGTTCCTGGTGATGTTTCTGCTGCACCTGAAGGAAGCACTGATGTTCGAAGTGATGAGAATGAGGTGGACCCTCCAAATCCTGACATGTGCTTTGAAGATGTTCCTACCCATGCTGATGATAATCCTGCTGTTCCATCTGGTTCTCCTGAAATCCCCGTTGCACCAAAGCCA GAAAATGTTCAGCATTGGAAGTTCGTGGTTCAGCAGAGGATAGCAGATGAG CTTATCAAGGAGTTTATAGTCAATTTGCCTGATGAATTCAATGATCCAAGTAGCCCGAATTATCAGACGGTTCATATTAGAGgtttcaaatttgtaatttcTCCTGCTGTGATTAATGGTTTTCTAGGAAATGTTGTTGATATTGATTGTTCTTCATCGTCTCCTTCCACTGATGTTCTAGCTTCTGTATTATCTGGTGGGACTCTGTCTGCATGGCATGTCAATGGAATTCCTGCAGTCTCTCTTAGCATCAAATATGCCATCTTGCATAAGATTGGTATTGCTAATTGGTTCCCATCCTCCCATTCCTCCAGTGTATCTGCTGCCTTAGGAACTTTTTTGTATCAAATCTGTAATGACAATAAGGTGGATACAGATGCTTTTATGTATAATCAGCTGTTAAGGCATGTTGGTTCGTTTGGGATCAAGATTCCAATCGCTCTTCCGCGATTTTTCTCCAGTCTGCTACTTCACTTGAATGGTGCTATGACAATTGCATCTGATTCTCCTGGACCTGATCCCGAAACATTATCACTTAGTTATAGACGCCTTTAG
- the LOC103492795 gene encoding uncharacterized protein LOC103492795, with the protein MIISMPPDHEKSSFHLERPNKPTNKKDVELGTVENNGVLRLVMWGGAFVFGCLLIASTFKKSKKITTSPKRSREGDSDLDVIADDKAQEMEGLRLLLSSSTDIISHLCHTSSKMLTNSIEDSEYENLPITTESILEKKDQEENIVVIIYEEEEYTNSELDSIENATQKYDESSNVAQSFPSTALFDEYDKKRTSSTSSSSSSYSSSSLSSTLSEETSSTGVLSQEIEEDDKNIDIIIYIDHDDENYESEHDHIYIV; encoded by the exons ATGATCATTTCAATGCCGCCCGACCACGAAAAATCAAGCTTTCACCTCGAGAGACCGAACAAACCAACCAACAAGAAGGACGTCGAATTGGGTACTGTCGAAAATAATGGTGTTTTGCGGTTGGTCATGTGGGGTGGAGCCTTCGTTTTTGGATGTCTACTCATAGCTTCTACATTTAAGAAGAGCAAGAAGATCACCACATCCCCTAAAAGGAGTCGGGAGGGTGATTCAGATCTTGACGTTATTGCGGACGATAAAGCTCAAGAAATGGAAGGATTGCGACTTCTTCTGTCTTCATCAACTGATATCATCAGTCATCTATG CCACACGTCGTCAAAAATGTTAACGAATTCAATAGAAGACTCCGAATATGAAAATCTACCTATAACAACGGAATCCATCTtagaaaagaaagatcaagaGGAAAATATTGTGGTTATTATttatgaagaagaagagtaCACAAATTCAGAATTAGATTCCATAGAAAATGCAACCCAGAAATATGATGAAAGCTCAAACGTTGCACAAAGTTTTCCATCTACAGCATTATTTGATGAATATGACAAGAAAAGGACATCATCAACATCATCTTCCTCGTCTTCgtattcatcttcatcattgtCATCTACATTGTCAGAAGAAACTTCATCTACTGGAGTTCTTTCACAAGAGATCGAAGAAGATGacaaaaatattgatatcattatatatattgatCATGATGATGAGAATTACGAAAGCGAACATgatcatatatatatagtgtGA